A part of Ancylomarina subtilis genomic DNA contains:
- a CDS encoding CPBP family intramembrane glutamic endopeptidase, whose amino-acid sequence MKFLERALKGPNEWWKYLLLPIIAFLIANTIGAIPLGIAAIFGVVNGGAMNPDNPGDLSGLGLDPNLSLFLLMFPFLVGLIGFILVLKPFHKRNVKEVINGTQSIRWNRFFYSAAVWAMISGLMLLVDYSINAEYFELNLNWSLFLPLVIISLLIIPFQTTFEEVIFRGYLAQGVARWTRNRWLVAILPAIAFGLLHVMNPEVKEYGFWITMPQYIIFGLVFGLMSVLDDGIETAMGAHAANNIFISIFVTAKASVLQTPALFVNNHVDPVKDLIVMTLAAVLIIAILAKKYNWNFAVLNQRVAGEKE is encoded by the coding sequence ATGAAATTTCTGGAACGTGCCTTAAAAGGCCCCAATGAGTGGTGGAAGTACCTATTACTTCCGATTATTGCATTTTTAATTGCGAATACTATTGGAGCCATACCATTGGGGATTGCTGCGATTTTTGGAGTAGTGAATGGCGGGGCTATGAATCCGGATAATCCTGGTGATTTGAGTGGATTGGGCCTTGACCCAAATCTGAGTTTATTTCTTTTGATGTTCCCATTTCTAGTTGGGCTGATCGGTTTTATTTTGGTTTTAAAACCCTTTCATAAACGAAATGTGAAAGAGGTTATTAATGGAACGCAAAGCATACGTTGGAACCGTTTTTTCTATTCGGCTGCTGTTTGGGCAATGATTTCCGGTTTGATGCTGCTTGTTGATTATTCAATAAATGCGGAGTATTTTGAGTTGAATTTAAATTGGTCTTTATTTCTTCCCTTAGTCATCATTTCCCTTTTGATTATTCCTTTTCAAACCACTTTCGAAGAAGTCATCTTTAGAGGTTATTTGGCTCAGGGTGTTGCCCGATGGACGCGAAACAGATGGCTGGTTGCCATATTACCTGCCATCGCCTTTGGTTTATTGCATGTTATGAACCCTGAAGTTAAGGAATATGGCTTTTGGATTACGATGCCTCAGTACATTATCTTTGGTTTAGTTTTTGGGCTGATGTCTGTACTTGACGATGGTATTGAAACGGCTATGGGAGCCCATGCTGCCAACAATATTTTTATCTCAATATTTGTAACAGCTAAAGCATCTGTTCTGCAAACACCGGCACTATTTGTCAACAATCATGTTGATCCGGTAAAAGATCTAATCGTCATGACACTTGCAGCTGTTCTTATCATCGCCATACTTGCAAAAAAATACAATTGGAATTTTGCGGTTTTAAACCAGAGGGTGGCGGGAGAAAAAGAGTAA